A window of Zavarzinella sp. contains these coding sequences:
- a CDS encoding DUF6331 family protein, whose translation MKLEHPLSGLFARCQTICVAECCGIDAYDFSPIHIASFLLLYRGEPDPADVRLVRSQLAALKVNYGSNGASAAGVTLDEVNQVFTGVEVDALVDEISANLDKALTLIEGIKCSKCRHPAG comes from the coding sequence ATCCACTATCTGGTCTCTTTGCCCGATGTCAGACCATCTGCGTTGCCGAGTGCTGCGGGATCGATGCCTACGACTTCAGTCCGATCCACATCGCGTCCTTCTTGTTGCTCTACCGAGGGGAGCCCGACCCAGCGGATGTGCGGCTAGTTCGATCCCAGTTGGCGGCGCTCAAAGTCAATTATGGTTCCAACGGTGCAAGCGCCGCGGGGGTCACGCTCGACGAAGTCAACCAAGTCTTCACTGGTGTGGAGGTCGATGCGCTCGTCGATGAGATTTCGGCTAACCTCGACAAGGCTCTTACTCTCATTGAGGGTATCAAATGCTCGAAATGTCGGCATCCCGCCGGCTAA